A region from the Strix uralensis isolate ZFMK-TIS-50842 chromosome 24, bStrUra1, whole genome shotgun sequence genome encodes:
- the OARD1 gene encoding ADP-ribose glycohydrolase OARD1 isoform X2, whose product MATHFSKDQEERIKCVKGDLFSCPQTDSLAHCISEDCRMGAGIAVLFKKKFGGVQELLDQQKKTGEVAVLQREDRYIYYLITKKKVSHKPTYENMRKSLEAMKTHCLNNGVTDISMPRIGCGLDRLDWNKVSAILGEVFEDTDIKITVYTL is encoded by the exons ATGGCCACCCACTTCTCCAAGGATCAGGAGGAGAGA ATCAAGTGTGTTAAGGGAGACCTTTTCTCATGCCCCCAGACGGACTCATTGGCTCATTGCATCAGCGAGGACTGTCGCATGGGTGCAGGCATAGctgttctttttaagaaaaagtttgGAGGCGTGCAAGAGCTGTTGGATCAAC AAAAGAAGACTGGGGAGGTTGCAGTCCTCCAAAGAGAGGACCGATACATTTACTACCTG ATTACGAAGAAGAAAGTTTCTCACAAACCAACATACGAGAACATGCGAAAGAGTTTGGAAGCCATGAAGACTCACTGTCTAAACAATGGAGTTACTGACATTTCTATGCCTAG GATTGGATGTGGACTTGACCGCCTGGATTGGAATAAAGTTTCAGCAATACTTGGGGAAGTGTTTGAAGACACAGATATAAAGATCACAGTTTACACTCTGTGA
- the OARD1 gene encoding ADP-ribose glycohydrolase OARD1 isoform X1, with protein MWGALGRGFAAQASARRIVLHAVPAAAGVFTIAHVTMATHFSKDQEERIKCVKGDLFSCPQTDSLAHCISEDCRMGAGIAVLFKKKFGGVQELLDQQKKTGEVAVLQREDRYIYYLITKKKVSHKPTYENMRKSLEAMKTHCLNNGVTDISMPRIGCGLDRLDWNKVSAILGEVFEDTDIKITVYTL; from the exons ATGTGGGGAGCGCTGGGGAGGGGCTTCGCGGCGCAAGCCTCGGCCCGGCGGATCGTTCTCCACGCCGTGCCCGCGG CTGCAGGAGTTTTCACCATAGCTCACGTTACCATGGCCACCCACTTCTCCAAGGATCAGGAGGAGAGA ATCAAGTGTGTTAAGGGAGACCTTTTCTCATGCCCCCAGACGGACTCATTGGCTCATTGCATCAGCGAGGACTGTCGCATGGGTGCAGGCATAGctgttctttttaagaaaaagtttgGAGGCGTGCAAGAGCTGTTGGATCAAC AAAAGAAGACTGGGGAGGTTGCAGTCCTCCAAAGAGAGGACCGATACATTTACTACCTG ATTACGAAGAAGAAAGTTTCTCACAAACCAACATACGAGAACATGCGAAAGAGTTTGGAAGCCATGAAGACTCACTGTCTAAACAATGGAGTTACTGACATTTCTATGCCTAG GATTGGATGTGGACTTGACCGCCTGGATTGGAATAAAGTTTCAGCAATACTTGGGGAAGTGTTTGAAGACACAGATATAAAGATCACAGTTTACACTCTGTGA